From the Carya illinoinensis cultivar Pawnee chromosome 4, C.illinoinensisPawnee_v1, whole genome shotgun sequence genome, one window contains:
- the LOC122307935 gene encoding probable fructokinase-6, chloroplastic has translation MALSSSSFCFSSVASGPRNSVRFYSQRSAKASGFSCHPPTMVARLNLRGKAFPGDGVPETKESSLVVCFGEMLIDFVPTISGVSLAEAPAFKKAPGGAPANVAVGISRLGGSSAFIGKVGEDEFGYMLADILKENNVNNDGMRFDPGARTALAFVTLRSDGEREFMFYRNPSADMLLQVVELDFDLIRKAKIFHYGSISLITEPCKSAHIAAAKAAKDAGVVLSYDPNLRLPLWPSAESAREEILSIWDTADIIKISEEEISFLTKGQDPYNDAVVRKLFHPNLKLLLVTEGPDGCRYYTKEFSGRVGGLKVDAVDTTGAGDAFVAGILSQLAVDLSLLQKEDLLRDALKFANTCGALTVMERGAIPALPTREAVLNAMLQSVT, from the exons ATGGCCCTTTCTTCAAGTTCTTTCTGCTTCAGCAGTGTGGCCTCGGGCCCTCGTAATTCTGTGAGATTTTATAGTCAACGAAGCGCCAAAGCGTCAGGTTTTTCTTGCCACCCGCCTACTATGGTTGCTCGGTTGAATCTACGAG GAAAGGCATTTCCAGGTGATGGGGTGCCTGAAACCAAGGAATCCTCCTTAGTGGTTTGTTTTGGGGAAATGCTGATTGATTTTGTTCCAACTATTAGCGGGGTTTCATTGGCTGAAGCGCCTGCATTCAAAAAAGCTCCCGGAGGTGCACCTGCTAATGTTGCTGTTGGCATATCTCGTCTTGGTGGCTCATCAGCTTTTATAGGGAAG GTTGGTGAAGATGAATTTGGATACATGCTTGCTGATATATTAAAGGAGAATAATGTGAACAATGATGGAATGCGTTTTGATCCTGGTGCACGCACTGCTTTAGCATTTGTTACACTAAGGAGTGATGGGGAACGTGAGTTCATGTTTTACCGCAACCCTAGTGCTGATATGTTGCTTCAAGTGGTTGAACTTGATTTTGATTTAATTAGGAAG GCAAAAATCTTCCATTATGGTTCTATTAGTCTTATTACTGAACCATGCAAGTCAGCCCACATTGCTGCAGCAAAAGCTGCAAAGGATGCTGGTGTGGTTTTATCGTATGATCCCAACCTGAGGCTTCCATTGTGGCCTAGTGCAGAAAGTGCTAGAGAAGAAATTTTGAGTATATGGGACACTGCAGATATTATCAAG ATAAGTGAAGAAGAGATTTCTTTTCTGACTAAAGGCCAAGATCCATACAATGATGCTGTTGTTCGTAAATTATTTCATCCGAATCTTAAATTACTCCTCGTCACCGAGGGTCCAGATGGTTGCAGGTACTACACTAAG GAGTTCAGTGGAAGAGTTGGGGGTTTGAAGGTGGATGCTGTTGACACCACTGGTGCTGGGGATGCTTTTGTTGCTGGAATCTTATCACAGCTAGCTGTCGATCTCTCCTTGCTTCAG AAAGAGGACTTACTGAGAGATGCTCTCAAGTTTGCTAATACTTGTGGTGCATTGACCGTGATGGAGAGAGGTGCGATTCCAGCTTTGCCAACTAGAGAAGCTGTGCTAAATGCCATGCTCCAGTCTGTAACATAG
- the LOC122307969 gene encoding polcalcin Ole e 3-like: MADDPQGDQAERERIFKRFDANGDGKICAEELGNALKEFGNVTDDEVQLMMTEIDTDGDGFISFQEFIAFAIDNSGLIKDVAKIFG, encoded by the coding sequence ATGGCTGATGATCCACAGGGTGATCAGGCAGAACGCGAGCGCATTTTTAAGCGCTTTGATGCCAATGGTGATGGCAAAATCTGTGCAGAGGAGCTTGGAAATGCCCTGAAAGAATTCGGCAACGTGACGGACGATGAGGTGCAACTTATGATGACTGAGATCGATACTGACGGGGATGGATTCATTTCATTCCAAGAGTTCATAGCATTTGCCATTGATAATTCTGGTTTAATAAAAGATGTTGCTAAAATATTTGGTTAA